A single window of Gossypium arboreum isolate Shixiya-1 chromosome 13, ASM2569848v2, whole genome shotgun sequence DNA harbors:
- the LOC108489906 gene encoding probable isoprenylcysteine alpha-carbonyl methylesterase ICMEL1 isoform X2, with the protein MPSPILPISSHPSSSASAAKTVVKAKIDADPSATILISSKFDPEKAIPITPVLPRASSYNSTSNVNNNIVSVANNHQQRFLRNSSDSSLALLADETPRQSISREVGHVAAETFYLSGLCFKLLSYLGVGYRWITRFLALGCYAMLLMPGFIQVAFYYFFSRQVRRSIIYGEKPRNRLDLYLPKTSQGRKPVVAFITGGAWIIGYKAWGSLLGQQLSERDIIVACIDYRNFPQGTISDMVEDASQGISFICNNISEYGGDPNRIYLMGQSAGAHIAACTLVNQAIKETGEGDSVSWSVSQIKAYLGLSGGYNLFNLIEHFHTRGLYRSIFLSQNFADTLRRVGGKAESILYDGKTHTDLFLQDPMRGGRDEMFEDVVAIIHGEDEAALAKDAVAPPRRRLVPEFMLKLAHDVSPF; encoded by the exons ATGCCATCTCCAATCTTGCCCATATCCAGCCACCCTTCCTCCTCCGCATCGGCAGCCAAAACGGTGGTCAAAGCTAAGATCGATGCTGACCCATCGGCCACCATCCTCATTTCGTCAAAATTCGATCCTGAAAAGGCTATTCCTATTACGCCTGTCCTACCCAGAGCTTCGAGTTACAATTCCACAAGCAACGTTAACAACAATATTGTTTCTGTTGCCAACAACCATCAGCAGAGATTTCTCCGGAATTCCAGTGATAGCTCGCTCGCTTTGCTAGCCGATGAGACTCCCCGCCAGTCTATAAGCCGGGAAGTAGGCCATGTTGCTGCCGAGACGTTTTACCTTTCTGGATTATGTTTCAAGCTCCTTAGTTATCTCGG GGTAGGCTATAGATGGATCACAAGGTTCCTTGCCCTTGGTTGTTATGCTATGTTGCTCATGCCAGGTTTTATTCAAG TTGCTTTTTACTACTTCTTCTCCAGACAGGTCCGTAGGAGCATAATATACGGTGAAAAGCCTAGAAATAG GCTTGATCTTTATTTGCCTAAAACCAGCCAAGGGAGAAAACCCGTGGTAGCTTTTATAACCGGTGGGGCTTGGATTATTGG TTATAAAGCATGGGGTTCTCTTTTAGGTCAACAGTTATCAGAAAGAGACATTATAGTGGCATGCATAGACTACAG AAATTTTCCACAGGGTACAATAAGTGACATGGTGGAGGACGCTTCTCAGGGCATCTCATTTATTTGCAATAATATTTCTGAATATGGAGGTGATCCCAACAG GATTTATCTTATGGGGCAATCAGCTGGTGCACATATTGCTGCTTGCACACTTGTAAACCAGGCAATCAAAGAGACTGGCGAAGGCGACAGTGTTTCTTGGAGTGTGTCCCAGATAAAAGCTTACCTTGGTTTATCTGGAgg GTACAATCTTTTTAACCTCATAGAGCACTTTCATACTCGAGGTTTATACCGTTCGATCTTTTTAAG TCAAAATTTTGCTGATACGCTTCGAAGAGTTGGAGGGAAAGCAGAATCCATATTGTATGATGGAAAGACTCACACAGATTTGTTTCTTCAG GATCCCATGAGAGGCGGCAGAGATGAGATGTTTGAAGATGTTGTTGCCATCATACATGGTGAAGATGAAGCAGCCCTTGCAAAAGATGCCGTGGCGCCTCCAAGAAGACGCCTTGTACCTGAGTTCATGTTGAAATTGGCTCATGATGTCAGCCCTTTCTAG
- the LOC108489906 gene encoding probable isoprenylcysteine alpha-carbonyl methylesterase ICMEL1 isoform X1 produces the protein MPSPILPISSHPSSSASAAKTVVKAKIDADPSATILISSKFDPEKAIPITPVLPRASSYNSTSNVNNNIVSVANNHQQRFLRNSSDSSLALLADETPRQSISREVGHVAAETFYLSGLCFKLLSYLGVGYRWITRFLALGCYAMLLMPGFIQVAFYYFFSRQVRRSIIYGEKPRNRLDLYLPKTSQGRKPVVAFITGGAWIIGYKAWGSLLGQQLSERDIIVACIDYRNFPQGTISDMVEDASQGISFICNNISEYGGDPNRIYLMGQSAGAHIAACTLVNQAIKETGEGDSVSWSVSQIKAYLGLSGGYNLFNLIEHFHTRGLYRSIFLSIMEGEDSLHQFSPEVLVQDSNVKPAVSLLPPVILFHGTADYSIPADASQNFADTLRRVGGKAESILYDGKTHTDLFLQDPMRGGRDEMFEDVVAIIHGEDEAALAKDAVAPPRRRLVPEFMLKLAHDVSPF, from the exons ATGCCATCTCCAATCTTGCCCATATCCAGCCACCCTTCCTCCTCCGCATCGGCAGCCAAAACGGTGGTCAAAGCTAAGATCGATGCTGACCCATCGGCCACCATCCTCATTTCGTCAAAATTCGATCCTGAAAAGGCTATTCCTATTACGCCTGTCCTACCCAGAGCTTCGAGTTACAATTCCACAAGCAACGTTAACAACAATATTGTTTCTGTTGCCAACAACCATCAGCAGAGATTTCTCCGGAATTCCAGTGATAGCTCGCTCGCTTTGCTAGCCGATGAGACTCCCCGCCAGTCTATAAGCCGGGAAGTAGGCCATGTTGCTGCCGAGACGTTTTACCTTTCTGGATTATGTTTCAAGCTCCTTAGTTATCTCGG GGTAGGCTATAGATGGATCACAAGGTTCCTTGCCCTTGGTTGTTATGCTATGTTGCTCATGCCAGGTTTTATTCAAG TTGCTTTTTACTACTTCTTCTCCAGACAGGTCCGTAGGAGCATAATATACGGTGAAAAGCCTAGAAATAG GCTTGATCTTTATTTGCCTAAAACCAGCCAAGGGAGAAAACCCGTGGTAGCTTTTATAACCGGTGGGGCTTGGATTATTGG TTATAAAGCATGGGGTTCTCTTTTAGGTCAACAGTTATCAGAAAGAGACATTATAGTGGCATGCATAGACTACAG AAATTTTCCACAGGGTACAATAAGTGACATGGTGGAGGACGCTTCTCAGGGCATCTCATTTATTTGCAATAATATTTCTGAATATGGAGGTGATCCCAACAG GATTTATCTTATGGGGCAATCAGCTGGTGCACATATTGCTGCTTGCACACTTGTAAACCAGGCAATCAAAGAGACTGGCGAAGGCGACAGTGTTTCTTGGAGTGTGTCCCAGATAAAAGCTTACCTTGGTTTATCTGGAgg GTACAATCTTTTTAACCTCATAGAGCACTTTCATACTCGAGGTTTATACCGTTCGATCTTTTTAAG CATAATGGAAGGGGAAGATTCTTTGCATCAGTTCTCTCCTGAAGTTCTGGTGCAGGACTCAAACGTTAAGCCTGCTGTTTCTCTCCTTCCTCCTGTCATTCTTTTTCATGGCACTGCAGATTATTCTATTCCTGCGGATGCCAG TCAAAATTTTGCTGATACGCTTCGAAGAGTTGGAGGGAAAGCAGAATCCATATTGTATGATGGAAAGACTCACACAGATTTGTTTCTTCAG GATCCCATGAGAGGCGGCAGAGATGAGATGTTTGAAGATGTTGTTGCCATCATACATGGTGAAGATGAAGCAGCCCTTGCAAAAGATGCCGTGGCGCCTCCAAGAAGACGCCTTGTACCTGAGTTCATGTTGAAATTGGCTCATGATGTCAGCCCTTTCTAG
- the LOC108489906 gene encoding probable isoprenylcysteine alpha-carbonyl methylesterase ICMEL1 isoform X4 has protein sequence MPSPILPISSHPSSSASAAKTVVKAKIDADPSATILISSKFDPEKAIPITPVLPRASSYNSTSNVNNNIVSVANNHQQRFLRNSSDSSLALLADETPRQSISREVGHVAAETFYLSGLCFKLLSYLGVGYRWITRFLALGCYAMLLMPGFIQVAFYYFFSRQVRRSIIYGEKPRNRLDLYLPKTSQGRKPVVAFITGGAWIIGYKAWGSLLGQQLSERDIIVACIDYRNFPQGTISDMVEDASQGISFICNNISEYGGDPNRIYLMGQSAGAHIAACTLVNQAIKETGEGDSVSWSVSQIKAYLGLSGG, from the exons ATGCCATCTCCAATCTTGCCCATATCCAGCCACCCTTCCTCCTCCGCATCGGCAGCCAAAACGGTGGTCAAAGCTAAGATCGATGCTGACCCATCGGCCACCATCCTCATTTCGTCAAAATTCGATCCTGAAAAGGCTATTCCTATTACGCCTGTCCTACCCAGAGCTTCGAGTTACAATTCCACAAGCAACGTTAACAACAATATTGTTTCTGTTGCCAACAACCATCAGCAGAGATTTCTCCGGAATTCCAGTGATAGCTCGCTCGCTTTGCTAGCCGATGAGACTCCCCGCCAGTCTATAAGCCGGGAAGTAGGCCATGTTGCTGCCGAGACGTTTTACCTTTCTGGATTATGTTTCAAGCTCCTTAGTTATCTCGG GGTAGGCTATAGATGGATCACAAGGTTCCTTGCCCTTGGTTGTTATGCTATGTTGCTCATGCCAGGTTTTATTCAAG TTGCTTTTTACTACTTCTTCTCCAGACAGGTCCGTAGGAGCATAATATACGGTGAAAAGCCTAGAAATAG GCTTGATCTTTATTTGCCTAAAACCAGCCAAGGGAGAAAACCCGTGGTAGCTTTTATAACCGGTGGGGCTTGGATTATTGG TTATAAAGCATGGGGTTCTCTTTTAGGTCAACAGTTATCAGAAAGAGACATTATAGTGGCATGCATAGACTACAG AAATTTTCCACAGGGTACAATAAGTGACATGGTGGAGGACGCTTCTCAGGGCATCTCATTTATTTGCAATAATATTTCTGAATATGGAGGTGATCCCAACAG GATTTATCTTATGGGGCAATCAGCTGGTGCACATATTGCTGCTTGCACACTTGTAAACCAGGCAATCAAAGAGACTGGCGAAGGCGACAGTGTTTCTTGGAGTGTGTCCCAGATAAAAGCTTACCTTGGTTTATCTGGAgggtaa
- the LOC108489906 gene encoding probable isoprenylcysteine alpha-carbonyl methylesterase ICMEL1 isoform X3, whose product MLLPRRFTFLDYVSSSLVISGYRWITRFLALGCYAMLLMPGFIQVAFYYFFSRQVRRSIIYGEKPRNRLDLYLPKTSQGRKPVVAFITGGAWIIGYKAWGSLLGQQLSERDIIVACIDYRNFPQGTISDMVEDASQGISFICNNISEYGGDPNRIYLMGQSAGAHIAACTLVNQAIKETGEGDSVSWSVSQIKAYLGLSGGYNLFNLIEHFHTRGLYRSIFLSIMEGEDSLHQFSPEVLVQDSNVKPAVSLLPPVILFHGTADYSIPADASQNFADTLRRVGGKAESILYDGKTHTDLFLQDPMRGGRDEMFEDVVAIIHGEDEAALAKDAVAPPRRRLVPEFMLKLAHDVSPF is encoded by the exons ATGTTGCTGCCGAGACGTTTTACCTTTCTGGATTATGTTTCAAGCTCCTTAGTTATCTCGG GCTATAGATGGATCACAAGGTTCCTTGCCCTTGGTTGTTATGCTATGTTGCTCATGCCAGGTTTTATTCAAG TTGCTTTTTACTACTTCTTCTCCAGACAGGTCCGTAGGAGCATAATATACGGTGAAAAGCCTAGAAATAG GCTTGATCTTTATTTGCCTAAAACCAGCCAAGGGAGAAAACCCGTGGTAGCTTTTATAACCGGTGGGGCTTGGATTATTGG TTATAAAGCATGGGGTTCTCTTTTAGGTCAACAGTTATCAGAAAGAGACATTATAGTGGCATGCATAGACTACAG AAATTTTCCACAGGGTACAATAAGTGACATGGTGGAGGACGCTTCTCAGGGCATCTCATTTATTTGCAATAATATTTCTGAATATGGAGGTGATCCCAACAG GATTTATCTTATGGGGCAATCAGCTGGTGCACATATTGCTGCTTGCACACTTGTAAACCAGGCAATCAAAGAGACTGGCGAAGGCGACAGTGTTTCTTGGAGTGTGTCCCAGATAAAAGCTTACCTTGGTTTATCTGGAgg GTACAATCTTTTTAACCTCATAGAGCACTTTCATACTCGAGGTTTATACCGTTCGATCTTTTTAAG CATAATGGAAGGGGAAGATTCTTTGCATCAGTTCTCTCCTGAAGTTCTGGTGCAGGACTCAAACGTTAAGCCTGCTGTTTCTCTCCTTCCTCCTGTCATTCTTTTTCATGGCACTGCAGATTATTCTATTCCTGCGGATGCCAG TCAAAATTTTGCTGATACGCTTCGAAGAGTTGGAGGGAAAGCAGAATCCATATTGTATGATGGAAAGACTCACACAGATTTGTTTCTTCAG GATCCCATGAGAGGCGGCAGAGATGAGATGTTTGAAGATGTTGTTGCCATCATACATGGTGAAGATGAAGCAGCCCTTGCAAAAGATGCCGTGGCGCCTCCAAGAAGACGCCTTGTACCTGAGTTCATGTTGAAATTGGCTCATGATGTCAGCCCTTTCTAG
- the LOC108451864 gene encoding nudix hydrolase 1, which produces MEETQPVPRVGVVLFVLKGKSVLLGRRRASIGESTFALPGGHLEFGESFEECGARELMEETGLVMGKADFLTVTSKVFLDKSKPCHYVIIFLRAVLADPNQVPQNPEPDKCDGWDWYDWDNLPQPLFSTLDEMVRSGFNPFPST; this is translated from the exons ATGGAGGAAACACAGCCCGTGCCACGAGTAGGTGTTGTGCTGTTCGTGTTGAAGGGGAAATCGGTCCTCCTGGGTCGCCGCCGCGCCTCAATCGGTGAATCCACCTTTGCTCTCCCCGGCGGCCACCTCGAGTTTG GTGAGAGCTTCGAAGAGTGCGGAGCCAGAGAGCTGATGGAGGAGACGGGCTTGGTAATGGGGAAAGCAGACTTCTTAACAGTGACCAGTAAAGTCTTCCTGGACAAATCCAAACCCTGCCATTACGTCATCATCTTTCTCCGTGCAGTGCTGGCTGACCCTAATCAAGTTCCACAAAACCCGGAGCCAGACAAATGCGACGGCTGGGATTGGTATGACTGGGATAATCTGCCCCAACCTTTGTTTTCGACGCTTGACGAAATGGTACGAAGTGGCTTCAACCCCTTTCCCTCCACTTGA